One Saccharopolyspora erythraea NRRL 2338 genomic region harbors:
- a CDS encoding alpha/beta fold hydrolase yields the protein MSAFVLVHGAWHGAWCWERLTPLLTERGHTATAVELPITEPEAGLTEYAAAVSEAVGDGGDVVLVGHSLGGLPLPLVASRVPLRHMVFVCGLITPAGMSMRELTRGEDVFAAGWSELARRQLRPGDGSSQWPPDAAIEAFYHDCADDVARAAAARLSRQFWRFQTEPNPVAGYPEAPATYVLCRQDRVINPDWSRRAAPALLGTPAVEMAGGHSPQLSRPAELADLLHSLVS from the coding sequence ATGAGCGCATTCGTACTGGTGCACGGGGCGTGGCACGGCGCGTGGTGCTGGGAGCGGCTGACCCCGCTGCTGACCGAACGCGGGCACACCGCCACGGCCGTCGAGCTTCCGATCACCGAACCCGAGGCGGGACTGACCGAGTACGCGGCCGCGGTGTCGGAGGCGGTGGGCGACGGAGGTGACGTGGTGCTGGTCGGCCACTCGCTGGGAGGCCTGCCGCTGCCGCTCGTGGCTTCCCGGGTCCCGTTGCGGCACATGGTGTTCGTCTGCGGACTCATCACCCCCGCCGGGATGTCGATGCGCGAGCTGACCCGCGGCGAGGACGTGTTCGCCGCGGGCTGGTCGGAGCTGGCCCGCCGCCAGCTCAGGCCGGGTGACGGTTCGAGCCAGTGGCCGCCGGACGCGGCGATCGAGGCGTTCTACCACGACTGCGCCGACGACGTGGCGCGCGCGGCCGCGGCGAGGCTCAGCCGCCAGTTCTGGCGCTTCCAAACCGAGCCGAACCCGGTGGCCGGGTACCCGGAGGCACCGGCGACCTACGTGCTGTGCCGCCAGGACCGGGTCATCAACCCCGACTGGTCGCGGCGTGCCGCCCCAGCGCTGCTCGGCACACCCGCCGTGGAGATGGCGGGAGGCCACTCGCCGCAGCTGTCCAGGCCCGCGGAGCTGGCCGACCTGTTGCACTCACTGGTGAGCTGA
- a CDS encoding MFS transporter: MGSSGQDRDVTVVDERKARRAVAAASIGNTMEWFDFGVYSYIAVVIGQVFFPAGNQVAQLLATFATFAVAFVVRPLGGFVFGPLGDRFGRQRILAITMLMMALGTFAIGVIPSYQTIGVWAPVLLLLARLVQGFSTGGEYGGATTFVAEFSPDRRRGYMASWLEFGTLLGYSLGAAVVTVLTALLPPEDLLSWGWRIPFLAAAPLGVIGLYLRFRLEDTPAYSRHAEDEEAEQSTTFAVVPRLLRECLRPMLICVGLVMAFNVTNYTLTAFMPTYLSSVLGFAHTQSLVLALIAMVAVMGLIVVLGRFSDRLGRLPIAGAGSAGLILLSVPAFLLISMGSVPAVLGGLVLIGLLLVCFSSTQPATLPALFPTGIRYAGVSIGYNISVAVFGGTTPLLAEALIAWTGLKMIPAVLLIVAGVVGAIALYAMREPAGKRLPGSPPTAGDQQEARERAQEDD; the protein is encoded by the coding sequence GTGGGAAGCTCCGGGCAGGATCGTGACGTCACGGTCGTCGACGAGCGCAAGGCGCGCCGCGCGGTGGCCGCCGCCTCGATCGGCAACACCATGGAGTGGTTCGACTTCGGTGTCTACAGCTACATCGCGGTCGTCATCGGCCAGGTGTTCTTCCCGGCGGGCAACCAGGTCGCCCAGCTGCTGGCCACCTTCGCCACGTTCGCGGTGGCCTTCGTCGTGCGTCCGCTCGGCGGGTTCGTGTTCGGCCCGCTGGGGGACAGGTTCGGCAGGCAGCGCATCCTCGCGATCACCATGCTCATGATGGCGCTGGGCACCTTCGCCATCGGGGTCATCCCCAGCTACCAGACGATCGGGGTCTGGGCGCCGGTCCTGCTGCTGCTCGCCAGGCTGGTGCAGGGCTTCTCGACCGGCGGCGAGTACGGCGGGGCGACCACGTTCGTCGCGGAGTTCTCCCCGGACCGCCGCCGCGGGTACATGGCGAGCTGGCTGGAGTTCGGCACGCTGCTCGGCTACTCGCTGGGCGCCGCGGTGGTGACGGTGCTGACCGCGCTGCTGCCGCCGGAAGACCTGCTGTCGTGGGGCTGGCGGATCCCGTTCCTGGCCGCCGCGCCGCTCGGCGTCATCGGCCTGTACCTGCGGTTCCGGCTGGAGGACACGCCCGCCTACAGCAGGCACGCCGAGGACGAGGAAGCAGAGCAGTCCACGACCTTCGCGGTGGTGCCACGGCTGCTCCGCGAATGCCTGAGGCCGATGCTGATCTGCGTCGGACTCGTGATGGCCTTCAACGTCACCAACTACACGCTCACCGCGTTCATGCCGACCTACCTGTCGTCCGTCCTGGGCTTCGCCCACACCCAGTCGCTCGTGCTGGCGCTGATCGCCATGGTGGCGGTGATGGGGCTGATCGTGGTGCTCGGCAGGTTCTCCGACCGGTTGGGCAGGCTGCCGATCGCCGGGGCCGGGTCCGCCGGTCTGATCCTGCTGTCGGTCCCCGCCTTCCTGCTCATCTCGATGGGCAGCGTTCCCGCGGTGCTGGGCGGCCTGGTGCTGATCGGGCTGTTGCTGGTCTGCTTCAGCAGCACGCAGCCGGCCACGTTGCCCGCGCTGTTCCCCACCGGCATCCGCTACGCCGGGGTGTCCATCGGCTACAACATCTCGGTCGCGGTCTTCGGCGGCACCACACCACTGCTCGCCGAGGCGCTCATCGCGTGGACCGGCCTCAAGATGATCCCGGCGGTGCTGCTGATCGTGGCCGGGGTCGTCGGCGCGATCGCGCTCTACGCCATGCGGGAGCCCGCGGGCAAGCGGCTGCCGGGCTCCCCGCCGACCGCGGGCGACCAGCAGGAGGCCAGGGAGCGTGCCCAGGAGGACGACTGA
- a CDS encoding CobW family GTP-binding protein produces the protein MQQPIPVVIVAGFLGSGKTTLLNHLLGNGAGARVGVVVNDFGSIGIDAMSVAGQVDSMVELGNGCLCCAVDAGGMERMLSRLARPGADLDVIVVESSGLADPRVMIRLVLACSDPRLSYGGLVEVVDAAEFETSRARHPELEQHLRFADLVVLNKTDRVEQTELDRLHATVGELAGGTPVLPTSHGRVDPSLLFEARPRTERDDVPRQLSFDELLREDEHARGCDEHMHAQYQSVEFESDRPLDPRALMGFLDDRPPGVYRMKGFVYFGLPGHRHKFALHTVGNYLRFHRTRWESGESRRSQLVAIGTGIDPDSLRERLESCAVDEPGGDDGLIDNGMLSVLRFTH, from the coding sequence GTGCAACAGCCGATCCCGGTCGTCATCGTGGCCGGATTCCTCGGATCGGGGAAGACGACGCTGCTCAACCACCTGCTCGGCAACGGCGCGGGCGCCCGCGTCGGCGTGGTGGTCAACGACTTCGGCAGCATCGGCATCGACGCGATGTCGGTGGCCGGCCAGGTGGACTCCATGGTCGAGCTGGGCAACGGCTGCCTGTGCTGCGCGGTCGACGCCGGCGGCATGGAGCGCATGCTGTCCCGGCTGGCCAGGCCCGGAGCCGACCTCGACGTCATCGTGGTGGAGTCCAGCGGGCTGGCCGACCCCCGAGTCATGATCCGGCTCGTGCTGGCGTGCTCGGACCCGCGGCTCTCCTACGGCGGCCTGGTCGAGGTCGTCGACGCCGCGGAGTTCGAGACGAGCCGGGCGCGCCACCCGGAGCTGGAACAGCACCTGCGCTTCGCAGACCTGGTGGTGCTGAACAAGACCGACCGCGTCGAACAGACCGAGCTGGACCGGCTGCACGCGACCGTCGGTGAACTGGCCGGCGGCACACCGGTGCTGCCCACCTCGCACGGCCGCGTCGATCCGTCGCTGCTCTTCGAAGCCCGGCCGCGGACCGAGCGGGACGACGTGCCGCGGCAGCTGTCCTTCGACGAACTGCTGCGCGAAGACGAGCACGCGCGCGGCTGCGACGAGCACATGCACGCCCAGTACCAGAGCGTGGAGTTCGAGTCGGATCGGCCGCTGGATCCCCGCGCGCTCATGGGTTTCCTCGACGACCGCCCGCCAGGCGTCTACCGCATGAAGGGTTTCGTCTACTTCGGACTCCCCGGTCACCGGCACAAGTTCGCGCTGCACACCGTCGGCAACTACCTGCGGTTCCACCGGACGCGGTGGGAGAGCGGCGAGTCCCGGCGCTCGCAGCTCGTCGCGATCGGCACCGGCATCGATCCGGATTCCCTGCGCGAGCGCCTGGAATCCTGCGCGGTGGACGAACCCGGCGGCGACGACGGCCTGATCGACAACGGGATGCTGTCCGTGCTGCGCTTCACGCACTGA
- a CDS encoding flavin reductase family protein gives MEPIRSTHTRLEPGILYFGTPVVLISSRNEGTSANLAPMSSAFWLGWRAMLGLGVGSKTAQNLLRTGECVLNLPSDSMAPAVDRLALTTGADPVPASKQRRGYRHEPDKFGRSGLTPVDSETVEPPRVAECPVNMECVVEAVHPIADQDDALRGSTAAFEVRVQRVHVHESIRMAGTSDRIDPDAWRPLIMSFQKFYGLGAQLHPSTLASIPERLYRTADADRAREAPLAGRPTRLGAGTPLRQVTRAAGRCRGPRGGSRR, from the coding sequence GTGGAACCGATTCGATCGACGCATACCAGGCTGGAGCCCGGAATCCTGTACTTCGGCACCCCGGTGGTGCTCATCTCCAGCCGGAACGAGGGCACCTCGGCGAACCTGGCGCCGATGTCGTCGGCGTTCTGGCTGGGTTGGCGGGCGATGCTCGGACTCGGCGTCGGCTCCAAGACCGCGCAGAACCTCCTGCGCACCGGTGAGTGCGTGCTGAACCTGCCGTCGGACTCGATGGCGCCGGCCGTCGACCGCCTCGCCCTGACCACCGGAGCCGACCCCGTGCCCGCGAGCAAGCAGCGGCGGGGCTACCGCCACGAGCCCGACAAGTTCGGCCGCAGCGGTCTCACCCCGGTGGACTCGGAGACCGTCGAGCCACCGCGGGTGGCCGAGTGCCCGGTCAACATGGAGTGCGTCGTGGAGGCCGTGCACCCGATCGCCGACCAGGACGACGCGCTGCGCGGCTCCACCGCGGCGTTCGAAGTGCGGGTGCAGCGCGTGCACGTGCACGAGTCGATCCGGATGGCCGGTACGAGCGACCGCATCGACCCGGACGCCTGGCGGCCGCTGATCATGAGCTTCCAGAAGTTCTACGGCCTGGGCGCGCAGTTGCACCCGTCCACGCTGGCGAGCATCCCCGAACGGCTCTACCGGACCGCGGACGCCGACCGGGCCCGCGAGGCGCCGCTGGCCGGCCGACCCACGCGCCTGGGAGCCGGAACCCCGCTTCGGCAGGTCACTCGGGCAGCGGGCCGCTGTCGAGGTCCTCGCGGTGGGTCGCGGCGATGA
- a CDS encoding MarR family winged helix-turn-helix transcriptional regulator, whose protein sequence is MSSMDLGEDPLALERQVCFALSVASRNVIALYRPLLEPMRLTHPQYLVMLALWERSPRSVKDIALTLRAEPATLSPLLKRLEAIGYLTRRRSTSDERLLTVGLTARGRELRAEAEKIPHRIVERLGIEVSELERLNAALNRVIAATHREDLDSGPLPE, encoded by the coding sequence ATGAGCTCGATGGACCTGGGAGAGGACCCGCTCGCGCTGGAACGCCAGGTCTGCTTCGCGCTGTCGGTGGCCTCGCGCAACGTCATCGCGCTGTACCGGCCGCTGCTGGAGCCGATGCGGCTCACGCACCCGCAGTACCTGGTGATGCTGGCGCTGTGGGAACGCAGCCCGCGGTCGGTCAAGGACATCGCGCTCACCCTGCGGGCCGAACCGGCCACGCTGTCGCCGCTGCTCAAACGGCTGGAGGCGATCGGCTACCTGACCCGCCGGCGCAGCACCAGCGACGAGCGGCTGCTCACCGTCGGCCTCACCGCGCGGGGCCGCGAGCTGCGGGCCGAAGCCGAGAAGATCCCGCACCGCATCGTCGAGCGGCTGGGCATCGAGGTTTCCGAGCTCGAGCGCCTCAACGCCGCGCTGAACCGCGTCATCGCCGCGACCCACCGCGAGGACCTCGACAGCGGCCCGCTGCCCGAGTGA
- a CDS encoding DUF5313 family protein, whose protein sequence is MVKYAVVWWKEPALDGAGRVRPNPLRWVWYAFGGRLPQRHREWVLHDVTCRTWVLRHLSRALVQVSPGALFLLVPGPLWVRVMSVLGGVLIALWYSLAYMEHTCEHRLFKHGYPLGTGRETREEAKAEERARSAARYAALYRNTGTE, encoded by the coding sequence GTGGTGAAGTACGCGGTCGTCTGGTGGAAGGAGCCGGCCTTGGACGGCGCCGGGAGGGTTCGGCCGAACCCGCTGCGATGGGTCTGGTACGCCTTCGGCGGGCGGCTGCCGCAGCGCCACCGGGAGTGGGTGCTGCACGACGTCACCTGCCGCACGTGGGTGCTGCGCCACCTGTCCAGGGCGCTGGTGCAGGTGAGCCCGGGAGCGCTGTTCCTGCTGGTCCCCGGCCCGCTGTGGGTGCGGGTGATGTCGGTGCTGGGCGGCGTGCTGATCGCGCTGTGGTACTCGCTGGCCTACATGGAGCACACCTGCGAGCACCGGCTGTTCAAGCACGGCTACCCGCTGGGCACCGGACGCGAGACCCGCGAGGAGGCCAAGGCGGAGGAGCGGGCCCGCAGCGCCGCCCGCTACGCGGCGCTTTACCGCAACACCGGCACCGAGTGA
- a CDS encoding CapA family protein translates to MGQVTLFLCGDVMPGRGVDQILPHPGDPRLRERGVHDARRYVAEAESVNGPIDRPVGYSWPWGSALREIAAVSPDARLINLECAVTRCGEFAAGKGVHYRMNPDNIGVLSAGGPDVCALANNHLLDFGRRGLTDTLDELTAAGLGWAGAGRDAAEARRPAIVPISGGGRVVVVSAGAETSGIPASWAATPERPGVNRLPDLTEATADVLAERARAVTLPGDVVVVSIHWGPNWGYRVSGEESAFAHRLVDGGIDVVHGHSSHHPRPIEVYRNRLVLYGCGDFIDDYEGIAGYESYRDDLRLLYFATIDAATGELAELRMAPMRARRMRLRPASHEDARWLRSTLSRVSRPFGTRVELRPDGVLVAGW, encoded by the coding sequence ATGGGCCAGGTCACCCTCTTCCTGTGCGGCGACGTGATGCCGGGCCGCGGCGTCGACCAGATCCTTCCGCACCCCGGCGATCCGCGACTGCGCGAGCGCGGCGTGCACGACGCGCGCCGCTACGTCGCGGAGGCCGAGTCGGTCAACGGCCCGATCGACCGCCCGGTCGGCTACTCCTGGCCGTGGGGCAGCGCGCTCCGCGAGATCGCCGCCGTCTCGCCGGACGCGCGGCTGATCAACCTGGAGTGCGCCGTGACCCGCTGCGGGGAGTTCGCCGCGGGCAAGGGCGTGCACTACCGCATGAACCCGGACAACATCGGCGTCCTGTCGGCGGGCGGCCCGGACGTCTGCGCACTGGCCAACAACCACCTGCTCGACTTCGGCCGCCGCGGCCTGACCGACACGCTCGACGAGCTCACCGCCGCCGGGCTGGGCTGGGCCGGGGCCGGTCGCGACGCCGCCGAGGCCAGGCGGCCCGCGATCGTGCCGATCTCCGGCGGCGGGCGGGTGGTCGTCGTGTCAGCCGGGGCCGAGACCAGCGGAATCCCCGCGTCGTGGGCCGCGACCCCCGAGCGGCCCGGCGTGAACCGCCTGCCCGACCTGACCGAGGCGACCGCGGACGTGCTCGCCGAGCGCGCGCGGGCGGTGACCCTGCCCGGCGACGTCGTGGTGGTGTCCATCCACTGGGGACCGAACTGGGGCTACCGGGTCAGCGGGGAAGAGTCCGCTTTCGCCCACCGGCTGGTCGACGGCGGCATCGACGTCGTCCACGGGCATTCCTCGCACCACCCGCGGCCGATCGAGGTGTACCGCAACCGCCTGGTCCTCTACGGCTGCGGCGACTTCATCGACGACTACGAGGGGATCGCGGGATACGAGAGCTACCGGGACGACCTGCGGCTGCTGTACTTCGCGACGATCGACGCGGCGACGGGTGAGCTGGCCGAGCTGCGGATGGCGCCGATGCGCGCGCGGCGAATGCGGCTGCGTCCGGCGAGCCACGAGGACGCGCGGTGGCTGCGCTCGACGCTCTCGCGCGTCAGCCGCCCGTTCGGCACCCGCGTCGAGCTGCGCCCGGACGGCGTGCTGGTCGCCGGGTGGTGA
- a CDS encoding TetR family transcriptional regulator, with translation MNEPPLTPARILDAAEETLRRFGPAKTTVVDVARALGVSHGSVYRHFPSKAALRDAVAERWLRRVSAPLEEFRDGDDTAARRLRDWLLALSGTKQRMAREDPELFATYHAIVVESRDVIGAHLGVLAEQLEAIIGAGVARGEFAAEDPKSAARAVLTATARFHNPVHASEWDDPALAEDFEAVWSLLLCGLAARKHP, from the coding sequence ATGAACGAACCACCTCTGACCCCGGCCCGGATCCTCGACGCGGCCGAGGAGACCTTGCGCCGGTTCGGGCCGGCGAAGACCACCGTCGTCGACGTCGCCCGCGCGCTGGGGGTCAGCCACGGCAGCGTCTACCGGCACTTCCCGAGCAAGGCGGCGCTGCGCGACGCGGTGGCCGAGCGCTGGCTGCGTCGCGTCTCGGCCCCGCTGGAGGAGTTCCGCGACGGCGACGACACCGCCGCCCGGCGCCTGCGCGACTGGCTCCTGGCGCTCAGCGGGACCAAGCAGCGCATGGCGCGGGAGGATCCGGAGCTGTTCGCGACCTACCACGCCATCGTGGTGGAGTCCCGCGACGTGATCGGCGCGCACCTCGGCGTGCTGGCCGAACAGCTCGAGGCGATCATCGGCGCCGGTGTGGCACGTGGGGAGTTCGCGGCCGAGGACCCGAAGTCGGCGGCCCGGGCGGTGCTGACCGCGACCGCCCGGTTCCACAACCCGGTACACGCCTCGGAGTGGGACGATCCCGCACTCGCGGAGGATTTCGAGGCCGTCTGGTCGCTGCTGCTGTGCGGACTGGCGGCCCGGAAGCACCCGTGA
- a CDS encoding aldo/keto reductase, with protein MFTRTLGTTGPQVSALGLGLMGMSDFYGPADEAESIATVHAALDAGVTLLDTGDFYGSGHNELLLRRALEGRDRDQVRISVKFGALRDPGGGFLGFDGRPAAVKNSLAHTLRRIGTDHVDVYRPARLDPAVPIEDTVGAIAEMVEAGYVRHIGLSEVGAETLRRAAAVHPIADLQIEYSLLSRGVESEILPAARELGTAITAYGVLSRGLLSGNWSRERTAAARDFRAHSPRFAEQNIDHNLALVEALREVAAARGVAVAQVAIGWVLSRGADIVPLVGARRRDRLAEALGSLDLHLSDADLAAIEQAVPAGSAAGERYDRDQMAMLDSERP; from the coding sequence ATGTTCACACGCACGCTTGGAACCACAGGTCCCCAGGTATCGGCCCTCGGCCTCGGGCTGATGGGGATGTCGGACTTCTACGGCCCGGCCGACGAGGCCGAGAGCATCGCCACCGTCCACGCCGCGCTCGACGCGGGCGTGACGCTGCTCGACACCGGCGACTTCTACGGCAGCGGCCACAACGAGCTGCTGCTCCGCCGGGCGCTCGAGGGACGCGACCGCGACCAGGTGCGGATCAGCGTCAAGTTCGGCGCGTTGCGCGACCCCGGCGGCGGCTTCCTCGGCTTCGACGGGCGTCCGGCGGCGGTGAAGAACTCGCTCGCCCATACCCTGCGGCGCATCGGCACCGACCACGTCGACGTCTACCGGCCCGCGCGGCTCGATCCGGCGGTGCCGATCGAGGACACCGTCGGGGCGATCGCCGAGATGGTCGAAGCCGGGTACGTGCGCCACATCGGCCTCTCCGAAGTCGGCGCCGAGACACTGCGCCGCGCCGCGGCGGTGCATCCGATCGCCGACCTGCAGATCGAGTACTCATTGCTGTCCAGGGGCGTCGAGAGCGAGATCCTGCCCGCCGCCCGCGAGCTGGGAACCGCGATCACCGCCTACGGCGTGCTGTCCCGGGGACTGCTCTCGGGCAACTGGTCGCGGGAGCGCACCGCCGCGGCGCGGGACTTCCGCGCCCACAGCCCGCGATTCGCCGAGCAGAACATCGACCACAACCTCGCTCTGGTGGAAGCGCTCCGGGAAGTCGCCGCCGCCCGCGGCGTCGCGGTCGCGCAGGTCGCCATCGGCTGGGTGCTCTCGCGCGGCGCGGACATCGTCCCGCTCGTCGGCGCACGCCGCCGCGACCGGCTCGCCGAGGCGCTGGGCTCGCTGGACCTGCACCTGTCCGATGCCGACCTCGCCGCCATCGAGCAGGCCGTGCCCGCGGGCTCCGCTGCGGGCGAGCGCTACGACCGCGACCAGATGGCCATGCTGGACAGCGAGCGCCCTTAG
- a CDS encoding Clp protease N-terminal domain-containing protein: MTDPMQMQNHVRLDDLIEAIKKVHPDVLEQLSGAVVAGEHLGEVADHLIGHFVDQARRSGASWTEIGRSMGVSKQAAQKRFVAKGEALDLDPSQGFSRFTDRARSVVVAAQSQARAASNDEIQPAHLVLALLGESEALAAKAVVAQGVELEAAKREVSAALPPAVERVPDLIPFDPQARKALELTFREALRLGHNYIGTEHILLALLELEDGAGVLSRLGVDKAAAEANIVAALDELRKRA; the protein is encoded by the coding sequence ATGACGGATCCAATGCAGATGCAGAACCACGTCCGCCTCGACGACCTGATCGAGGCCATCAAGAAGGTGCATCCCGACGTCCTGGAGCAGCTCTCCGGCGCGGTCGTCGCGGGCGAGCACCTCGGCGAGGTCGCCGACCACCTGATCGGCCACTTCGTCGACCAGGCGCGGCGCTCGGGGGCGTCGTGGACCGAGATCGGCAGGAGCATGGGGGTCAGCAAGCAGGCGGCGCAGAAGCGCTTCGTGGCCAAGGGCGAGGCGCTGGACCTCGATCCGAGCCAGGGTTTCAGCCGCTTCACCGACCGCGCGAGGAGTGTCGTGGTGGCGGCGCAAAGCCAGGCGCGCGCCGCGTCGAACGACGAGATCCAGCCCGCGCACCTGGTGCTGGCCCTGCTGGGGGAGTCCGAGGCGCTGGCGGCCAAGGCGGTCGTCGCGCAGGGCGTCGAGCTGGAGGCGGCCAAGCGGGAGGTGAGCGCGGCGTTGCCGCCGGCCGTCGAGCGGGTTCCCGACCTGATCCCGTTCGACCCGCAGGCGCGCAAGGCGCTGGAGCTGACGTTCCGGGAGGCCCTGCGGCTCGGGCACAACTACATCGGCACCGAGCACATCCTGCTGGCGCTGCTGGAGCTGGAGGACGGCGCGGGGGTGCTGTCGCGGCTCGGTGTGGACAAGGCCGCCGCCGAGGCCAACATCGTCGCCGCTCTCGACGAGTTGCGGAAACGCGCCTGA
- a CDS encoding LysR family transcriptional regulator: MELLRTVVSSGSVRAAAANLGYTPSAISQQLAVLEREAGIALLEKSGRGVVPTPAGRMVAERSASISAILTRTESDLAALRAGRAGRLRIRFFATAGAAIVPPAVAAFRRDHPEVRLEPCVSEDPLREVVDRDADMAIVADYGARLEAPPGVRLTHLADDPLRVVLPEGHRRAGEPVVDLAALADDEWIELQGCGGVLDRVCAPAGFTPRVAVKADDFMTAQGFVAAGLGVRLAPALGLTAANSAGVVARRLRRPEPLRRLHVAVHESVAGHGIAGEMLDLLRRSVAEPGIS; this comes from the coding sequence ATGGAACTGCTGCGCACCGTCGTGAGCAGCGGGTCGGTGCGGGCGGCGGCGGCCAACCTCGGCTACACGCCGTCGGCGATCAGCCAGCAGCTCGCGGTGCTGGAGCGGGAAGCGGGGATCGCGCTGCTGGAGAAGTCCGGGCGCGGTGTGGTGCCGACCCCGGCCGGGCGGATGGTGGCCGAGCGCTCCGCGTCGATCTCGGCGATCCTCACCCGGACCGAAAGCGACCTGGCGGCGCTGCGGGCCGGGCGTGCCGGGCGCCTGCGCATCCGGTTCTTCGCCACCGCGGGCGCGGCCATCGTGCCGCCGGCCGTGGCGGCGTTCCGCCGCGACCACCCGGAGGTGCGCCTCGAACCGTGCGTGAGCGAAGACCCGCTGCGCGAGGTCGTCGACCGCGACGCCGACATGGCGATCGTGGCCGACTACGGCGCCCGGCTCGAGGCCCCGCCCGGCGTCCGGCTGACGCACCTGGCCGACGACCCGCTGCGCGTGGTGCTGCCCGAGGGGCACCGGCGGGCCGGCGAACCCGTCGTCGACCTGGCCGCGCTGGCCGACGACGAGTGGATCGAGCTGCAGGGCTGCGGCGGAGTGCTGGACCGCGTCTGCGCGCCCGCCGGGTTCACCCCGCGGGTCGCGGTGAAGGCCGACGACTTCATGACCGCGCAGGGCTTCGTGGCGGCCGGCCTCGGCGTGCGCCTGGCGCCCGCGCTGGGCCTGACGGCGGCGAACAGCGCTGGCGTGGTGGCGCGCAGGCTGCGCAGGCCGGAGCCGCTGCGCCGGCTGCACGTGGCGGTGCACGAGTCGGTCGCCGGGCATGGGATCGCCGGCGAGATGCTCGACCTGCTCCGGAGATCCGTGGCGGAGCCAGGCATTTCCTGA
- a CDS encoding cupin domain-containing protein has translation MSDTTIIKVDGAHSPKGALGQYYLAEGVGLSMRLWREEPPETGKPEAARDYETVGYVISGRAELHCEGQTVLLEAGDSWVIPKGARHRYEILESFTAVEATHPPAQVHGRDEHPS, from the coding sequence ATGAGCGACACCACGATCATCAAGGTGGACGGCGCGCACTCGCCGAAGGGCGCCCTGGGGCAGTACTACCTCGCCGAAGGCGTCGGGCTGAGCATGCGGCTGTGGCGCGAGGAACCGCCGGAGACCGGCAAGCCCGAGGCAGCACGCGACTACGAGACGGTCGGCTACGTCATCAGCGGCCGGGCCGAGCTGCACTGCGAGGGGCAGACGGTGCTGCTGGAGGCCGGCGACTCCTGGGTCATCCCCAAGGGGGCGCGGCACCGCTACGAGATCCTGGAATCCTTCACCGCCGTGGAGGCCACCCACCCGCCGGCCCAGGTCCACGGCCGCGACGAACACCCGAGCTGA
- a CDS encoding DUF3048 domain-containing protein, with product MPLGRTRTAVLTAVIVLAALGAAIALAVLPASRTPPPPQQAAPAPAPPSPTSPPPAPGPPVLAVKIDNVADARPPIGLAAADLIYVEPVEGGYSRLLAIFGSTKPPTVGPVRSARETDLEMLPQFGRPTLAYSGAAPELLPLIAKAPVNDASDKHDPAAYFRDNSRPVPHNLFVRPDRLPPGADWSPGSIPQTGPTPAGGKPAGHHEVRYPEATVGFDWSPQERRWLVSMDGDPYSAVDTGRLGPTTVVIQKVHVRQSAISDAAGNPSPFAESIGAGEVQVLRDGQVFEGTWSRLSADAGTTYTSRSGEPLVFAPGQVWIALSP from the coding sequence ATGCCGCTCGGACGAACCCGCACCGCGGTGCTCACCGCGGTCATCGTGCTCGCGGCGCTGGGAGCGGCGATCGCACTGGCCGTCCTCCCGGCGTCGCGGACTCCTCCGCCGCCGCAGCAGGCGGCCCCGGCACCAGCGCCACCGTCCCCCACGTCCCCACCCCCGGCTCCTGGGCCACCGGTGCTGGCCGTGAAGATCGACAACGTCGCCGACGCCCGGCCGCCCATCGGGCTGGCCGCGGCCGACCTGATCTACGTCGAGCCCGTCGAAGGCGGCTACAGCAGGCTGCTGGCGATCTTCGGGTCGACCAAGCCGCCCACCGTGGGACCGGTGCGCAGCGCGCGGGAGACCGACCTGGAGATGCTGCCGCAGTTCGGCAGGCCGACGCTGGCCTACTCCGGCGCGGCACCGGAACTGCTGCCGCTCATCGCCAAGGCGCCGGTCAACGACGCCTCCGACAAGCACGACCCCGCCGCCTACTTCCGGGACAACTCCCGGCCCGTGCCGCACAACCTCTTCGTGCGCCCCGACCGGCTCCCACCGGGTGCCGACTGGTCGCCGGGCTCGATCCCGCAGACCGGCCCCACACCGGCCGGCGGGAAACCCGCGGGACACCACGAGGTCCGCTACCCCGAGGCGACGGTCGGCTTCGACTGGTCGCCGCAGGAGCGCCGCTGGCTGGTGTCGATGGACGGCGATCCCTACTCCGCCGTGGACACCGGCCGGCTCGGGCCCACGACCGTGGTGATCCAGAAGGTGCACGTCCGCCAGTCCGCGATCAGCGACGCCGCGGGCAACCCCTCGCCGTTCGCCGAGTCGATCGGCGCCGGGGAGGTCCAGGTGCTGCGCGACGGACAGGTGTTCGAGGGAACGTGGTCGCGGCTGTCCGCCGACGCGGGCACCACCTACACCTCGCGGTCCGGGGAGCCGCTGGTGTTCGCCCCCGGCCAGGTCTGGATCGCGCTCTCCCCGTGA